Proteins encoded together in one Cherax quadricarinatus isolate ZL_2023a chromosome 68, ASM3850222v1, whole genome shotgun sequence window:
- the LOC128697871 gene encoding protein GUCD1 isoform X2, with amino-acid sequence MGGARNSEQVLLNIDHVQQRHTWDCGLACIMMVLSPQSRTRFSARLYQICQEEGFDKSTWSIDLAYLLQRFGIKHRYMTVTLGVDPGFSTESFYDHVLSKDAQRVLDRFREAGNHGVVVEQGAVTLNNVISHLREEGPVILLTNAHLLICIRCARAMPHLRSCLPCSPPYQGHYILLIGFDLKKNHMYYRNPSFKNRICSISFSKLDEARQSYGTDEDVIFIYSNSKRQNSS; translated from the exons ATGGGTGGTGCGAGGAACTCAGAGCAGGTTCTCTTGAATATAGACCATGTGCAGCAGCGGCATACTTGGGACTGTGGTCTGGCATGTATCATGATGGTTTTATCACCACAAAGTCGCACTAGATTCTCAGCCAGGCTATATCAGATATGCCAGGAAGAAGGCTTTGACAAAAG TACGTGGAGTATTGACCTGGCATACTTGCTTCAGAGATTTGGTATCAAGCATCGGTACATGACGGTAACTTTGGGTGTTGACCCAGGCTTCTCCACTGAGAGTTTTTATGACCATGTGCTCAGCAAG GATGCGCAGAGAGTGCTGGATCGTTTTAGAGAAGCTGGTAACCATGGGGTGGTTGTGGAACAAGGAGCTGTCACACTCAACAACGTTATTTCCCATCTCCGTGAGGAAGGTCCGGTTATCTTGCTCACTAATGCTCATCTTCTAATCTGCATAAGGTGTGCAAGGGCTATGCCACATCTTCGTTCTTGTCTTCCCTGTTCACCACCCTATCAAGGGCATTATATTCTCCTTATTGGTTTTGACTTGAAAAAGAACCACATGTATTATAGGAACCCGTCTTTTAAAAATCGTATTTGTTCTATATCTTTTAGTAAACTGGATGAAGCCAGACAAAGTTATGGCACTGACGAAGATGTCATTTTTATTTATAGTAATTCAAAACGTCAAAATTCGTCGTAG
- the LOC128697871 gene encoding protein GUCD1 isoform X1, with amino-acid sequence MVVTMGGARNSEQVLLNIDHVQQRHTWDCGLACIMMVLSPQSRTRFSARLYQICQEEGFDKSTWSIDLAYLLQRFGIKHRYMTVTLGVDPGFSTESFYDHVLSKDAQRVLDRFREAGNHGVVVEQGAVTLNNVISHLREEGPVILLTNAHLLICIRCARAMPHLRSCLPCSPPYQGHYILLIGFDLKKNHMYYRNPSFKNRICSISFSKLDEARQSYGTDEDVIFIYSNSKRQNSS; translated from the exons AT GGTGGTGACGATGGGTGGTGCGAGGAACTCAGAGCAGGTTCTCTTGAATATAGACCATGTGCAGCAGCGGCATACTTGGGACTGTGGTCTGGCATGTATCATGATGGTTTTATCACCACAAAGTCGCACTAGATTCTCAGCCAGGCTATATCAGATATGCCAGGAAGAAGGCTTTGACAAAAG TACGTGGAGTATTGACCTGGCATACTTGCTTCAGAGATTTGGTATCAAGCATCGGTACATGACGGTAACTTTGGGTGTTGACCCAGGCTTCTCCACTGAGAGTTTTTATGACCATGTGCTCAGCAAG GATGCGCAGAGAGTGCTGGATCGTTTTAGAGAAGCTGGTAACCATGGGGTGGTTGTGGAACAAGGAGCTGTCACACTCAACAACGTTATTTCCCATCTCCGTGAGGAAGGTCCGGTTATCTTGCTCACTAATGCTCATCTTCTAATCTGCATAAGGTGTGCAAGGGCTATGCCACATCTTCGTTCTTGTCTTCCCTGTTCACCACCCTATCAAGGGCATTATATTCTCCTTATTGGTTTTGACTTGAAAAAGAACCACATGTATTATAGGAACCCGTCTTTTAAAAATCGTATTTGTTCTATATCTTTTAGTAAACTGGATGAAGCCAGACAAAGTTATGGCACTGACGAAGATGTCATTTTTATTTATAGTAATTCAAAACGTCAAAATTCGTCGTAG